Proteins encoded within one genomic window of Congzhengia minquanensis:
- the rnhA gene encoding ribonuclease HI yields MFESGLKTIELFTDGACSGNPGPGGYGVVLKYKGHAKELSEGFLLTTNNRMEILAVIKGLEALNETCNVSVFSDSKYVIDAITKGWVYKWEANGWMRNKKDPAVNVDLWERLLVLLDEHNVEFHWVKGHAGHPENERCDRLAVAAAAGEDLAEDEGYTPEEL; encoded by the coding sequence ATGTTTGAATCGGGACTTAAGACAATTGAGCTGTTTACAGACGGCGCGTGCAGTGGAAATCCCGGCCCCGGCGGTTATGGCGTTGTTCTAAAATATAAAGGCCACGCGAAAGAATTGTCGGAAGGGTTTTTGCTCACCACCAACAACCGCATGGAAATTTTGGCGGTGATTAAAGGCCTGGAAGCGTTAAACGAAACCTGTAACGTAAGCGTTTTCAGCGACAGCAAATATGTGATTGACGCAATTACAAAGGGCTGGGTTTACAAGTGGGAAGCAAACGGCTGGATGCGGAACAAGAAGGACCCGGCCGTGAATGTGGATCTGTGGGAACGCCTTTTGGTTTTGTTAGACGAACACAATGTGGAGTTTCATTGGGTGAAGGGCCATGCTGGGCACCCGGAAAACGAGCGGTGCGACAGACTGGCTGTGGCGGCCGCCGCAGGCGAAGACTTGGCAGAGGATGAAGGATACACTCCGGAGGAATTGTAA
- a CDS encoding TatD family hydrolase, with amino-acid sequence MYFDTHTHLDDEKFDPDRELVIENLKKEGVSLAVNVGADLTSSKNSIALAEQYDFIYAAVGVHPNEVGEMQDEDLETLADMAKHEKVVAIGEIGLDYHYDEPGRDVQKLWFEKQLHLAQALNMPFIVHDRDAHQDTLELLKKVGYYNGVMHCFSGSCEMAKILLDLGFYISIAGQVTFKNAPKVKEVAKMVPADRLFIETDSPYLTPEPHRGERNNSANVKFTCAKIAELKGICAEELAKVTLENGKKFYGIR; translated from the coding sequence ATGTATTTTGATACGCATACACATTTGGACGACGAAAAGTTCGATCCAGACCGCGAACTTGTGATAGAAAACTTAAAAAAGGAAGGCGTTTCCCTGGCGGTGAACGTGGGGGCTGACCTTACGTCTTCAAAAAACAGCATTGCTCTTGCCGAGCAGTATGATTTTATTTATGCCGCGGTGGGCGTTCACCCAAACGAGGTGGGCGAAATGCAGGACGAAGATTTAGAAACCCTGGCGGACATGGCAAAGCATGAAAAAGTGGTTGCCATTGGCGAAATCGGTTTGGACTACCACTATGACGAGCCAGGCAGAGATGTGCAAAAGCTTTGGTTTGAAAAACAGCTGCACCTGGCGCAGGCTTTAAACATGCCGTTTATTGTCCACGACCGGGACGCACATCAAGATACGCTGGAACTGCTGAAAAAAGTGGGATATTATAACGGCGTAATGCACTGCTTTTCCGGAAGCTGTGAAATGGCAAAAATTTTGCTGGATTTGGGCTTTTACATCTCCATTGCCGGGCAGGTGACATTTAAAAATGCGCCGAAGGTGAAAGAGGTTGCAAAAATGGTGCCGGCGGACCGCCTGTTCATTGAAACCGACAGCCCGTATTTGACGCCTGAACCCCACAGGGGAGAGCGGAACAATTCGGCCAATGTAAAGTTCACCTGCGCTAAAATCGCCGAGCTGAAAGGAATTTGCGCAGAGGAACTGGCAAAGGTAACTTTGGAGAACGGCAAAAAATTTTATGGTATCAGGTGA